In one window of Streptomyces roseofulvus DNA:
- a CDS encoding NAD(P)/FAD-dependent oxidoreductase, producing MVTTPQEPVYVIGAGPGGLAVAATLRARGVRAVVLEKSGAVGTSWRGHYDRLRLHTTRRLSGLPGLRIPRAYGRWVARADLVRYLEAYAEKHELDVVTGVEVHRIERAADDTGGWVLHATGGRRLTGRAVVVATGYNHTPRVPAWPGLDTYEGDLVHAREYRNPERYAGKDVLVVGIGNTGAEIAADLAEGGAGRVRIAVRTAPHILRRTTAGWPAQRSGILVRRLPVGLVDLMGRGLARFASPDLTAHGLPRPDTGLASRIRDGAIAVQDVGLVAALRAGKVEVVAAVEALDGREVVLADGTRIAPDAVIAATGYRRALEPLVGHLDVLDERGRPVVRGARSPRHAPGLYFTGFTNPISGMLRELAIDAERIARRIARAK from the coding sequence ATGGTCACCACCCCCCAAGAGCCGGTGTACGTCATCGGCGCCGGCCCCGGCGGGCTCGCGGTCGCCGCCACCCTGCGCGCCCGCGGCGTCCGCGCCGTCGTCCTGGAGAAGTCCGGGGCCGTCGGCACCTCCTGGCGCGGCCACTACGACCGGCTGCGGCTGCACACCACCCGGCGCCTCTCCGGGCTGCCCGGGCTGCGGATACCCCGGGCGTACGGCCGCTGGGTCGCCCGCGCCGACCTGGTCCGCTATCTGGAGGCGTACGCGGAGAAGCACGAGCTGGACGTCGTCACCGGCGTCGAGGTGCACCGGATCGAGCGCGCGGCGGACGACACCGGCGGCTGGGTGCTGCACGCGACCGGCGGGCGGCGGCTGACCGGCCGGGCCGTCGTCGTCGCCACCGGCTACAACCACACCCCGCGCGTGCCGGCCTGGCCCGGCCTCGACACGTACGAGGGTGACCTCGTGCACGCCCGCGAATACCGGAACCCGGAGCGGTACGCCGGGAAGGACGTGCTCGTCGTCGGCATCGGCAACACCGGCGCCGAGATCGCCGCCGACCTCGCCGAGGGCGGTGCGGGCCGGGTCCGGATCGCCGTCCGCACCGCCCCGCACATCCTCCGCCGCACCACCGCCGGCTGGCCCGCCCAGCGCAGCGGCATCCTCGTCCGGCGGCTGCCGGTCGGACTGGTGGACCTGATGGGCCGCGGCCTCGCCCGCTTCGCCTCGCCCGACCTCACCGCCCACGGGCTGCCCCGCCCGGACACCGGCCTCGCCAGCCGGATCCGGGACGGCGCGATCGCCGTCCAGGACGTCGGCCTCGTCGCCGCCCTCCGAGCCGGGAAGGTCGAGGTCGTGGCGGCCGTCGAGGCCCTGGACGGCCGCGAGGTGGTGCTCGCGGACGGCACCCGGATCGCCCCGGACGCGGTGATCGCCGCCACCGGCTACCGCCGCGCCCTCGAACCCCTCGTGGGCCACCTCGACGTCCTCGACGAGCGCGGCCGGCCGGTCGTGCGCGGCGCCCGCAGTCCGCGGCACGCCCCGGGGCTCTACTTCACCGGCTTCACCAACCCGATCTCCGGGATGCTGAGGGAGCTGGCCATCGACGCGGAGCGGATCGCGCGGCGGATCGCCCGCGCGAAGTAG
- a CDS encoding transglycosylase family protein yields the protein MSSHAPRRTALPLLAASALAALLPLTAASPASAASVATWDKVAQCESGGDWSINTGNGYYGGLQFLKSTWDAYGGGTYAAYPHQASKMEQILIGEKVLAAQGEGAWPTCGPRAGLGADDQDPYPTQPAVPRDHDFTGDGNDDLLSVSAADGKLRLYAGNGEGQFASSEAGTGWGGMDKVKAADFNNDGDGDLVARAAATGELHLYLGNGGGGFKSHTVIGTGWNAMDDFVAGDFTGDGKADIAAVRKDDASLRLYSGTGTDVTYTKQIGSGWSGMSKLAAGDFNGDGRADLVAQVDATANLNLYVGTSTGVAPAIQIGQNWGGIGKLTLADIDSDGRADVVATIAGTGDLYHYASMSNSLKPGVKIGQGWSGMSHLI from the coding sequence ATGTCCTCGCACGCCCCGCGCCGCACCGCCCTCCCCCTCCTCGCCGCGTCCGCCCTCGCCGCCCTGCTGCCCCTCACCGCCGCGTCCCCGGCCTCCGCCGCGTCCGTCGCCACCTGGGACAAGGTCGCCCAGTGCGAGTCCGGCGGCGACTGGTCCATCAACACGGGCAACGGCTACTACGGCGGCCTCCAGTTCCTGAAGTCCACCTGGGACGCCTACGGCGGCGGCACCTACGCCGCCTACCCCCACCAGGCGTCCAAGATGGAGCAGATCCTCATCGGCGAGAAGGTCCTCGCCGCCCAGGGCGAAGGCGCCTGGCCCACCTGCGGGCCCCGGGCCGGCCTCGGCGCGGACGACCAGGACCCGTACCCCACGCAGCCCGCCGTCCCCCGCGACCACGACTTCACCGGCGACGGCAACGACGACCTGCTGAGCGTCAGCGCCGCCGACGGCAAGCTCCGCCTGTACGCCGGCAACGGCGAGGGCCAGTTCGCCTCCAGCGAGGCCGGTACGGGCTGGGGGGGCATGGACAAGGTGAAGGCGGCGGACTTCAACAACGACGGCGACGGCGACCTGGTGGCCCGTGCGGCCGCCACCGGCGAACTCCACCTCTACCTCGGCAACGGCGGCGGAGGCTTCAAGTCCCACACGGTCATCGGCACCGGCTGGAACGCCATGGACGACTTCGTCGCCGGCGACTTCACGGGCGACGGCAAGGCCGACATCGCGGCGGTCCGGAAGGACGACGCGAGCCTGCGCCTCTACAGCGGTACCGGCACGGATGTCACGTACACGAAGCAGATCGGCTCGGGCTGGTCCGGCATGTCGAAGCTGGCGGCCGGCGACTTCAACGGCGACGGCCGGGCGGACCTGGTGGCCCAGGTCGACGCCACCGCCAACCTGAACCTGTACGTCGGTACGAGCACGGGCGTGGCCCCGGCCATCCAGATCGGCCAGAACTGGGGCGGCATCGGCAAGCTCACCCTCGCCGACATCGACAGCGACGGCCGCGCCGACGTCGTCGCCACCATCGCCGGCACCGGCGACCTGTACCACTACGCCAGCATGAGCAACAGCCTCAAGCCCGGCGTCAAGATCGGCCAGGGCTGGAGCGGCATGAGCCACCTCATCTGA
- a CDS encoding FG-GAP-like repeat-containing protein has protein sequence MSFRARRTLSATGVILAAMGCTVSLATSPAFADTTAQAAALARAQLGDHACSTNSLGGTGFLTSCNTSTGTEAEPWCADFVKWVWKNSDFNVNGTTAAASSFYSYGQANGTLHTSSSYQPQVGDAVVFNYSGGWAQHVAMVTAVNADGSILTTHGNWSDRVADVAVSASQKQVGDTPSGIGQRISAYISPVGATPASYSKGDRDFTSDLNDDLLGVSASDGKLRMYAGNGDGDFASHEAGTGWGGMDKVKAADFNNDGDGDLVARAAATGELHLYLGNGNGGFKSHTVIGTGWNAMDDFVAGDFTGDGKADIAAVRKDDGSLRLYAGTGTDVYYDKQIGSGWSGMSKLAAGDFNGDGRADLVAQVDATANLNLYVGTSTGVAPAIQIGQNWGGIGKLTLADIDSDGRADVVATIAGTGDLYLYKSQSNSLKAGVKVGQGWGGMSHLI, from the coding sequence ATGTCTTTTCGCGCTCGTCGTACCCTCTCCGCCACCGGTGTCATCCTGGCCGCCATGGGCTGCACGGTCAGCCTCGCCACCTCGCCGGCCTTCGCCGACACCACCGCGCAGGCCGCCGCCCTGGCCCGGGCCCAGCTCGGCGACCACGCCTGCTCGACCAACTCCCTCGGCGGCACCGGCTTCCTGACGAGCTGCAACACCTCCACGGGCACCGAGGCGGAGCCCTGGTGCGCGGACTTCGTGAAGTGGGTCTGGAAGAACTCCGACTTCAACGTCAACGGAACGACCGCGGCGGCCTCCTCCTTCTACTCCTACGGCCAGGCCAACGGCACCCTGCACACCTCGTCCTCGTACCAGCCCCAGGTCGGCGACGCCGTCGTCTTCAACTACTCGGGCGGCTGGGCGCAGCACGTCGCCATGGTCACCGCCGTCAACGCGGACGGCTCGATCCTGACCACCCACGGCAACTGGAGCGACCGGGTCGCCGACGTCGCGGTGAGCGCCTCGCAGAAGCAGGTCGGCGACACCCCGAGCGGCATCGGCCAGCGCATCAGCGCCTACATCTCCCCGGTCGGCGCGACCCCGGCCTCGTACAGCAAGGGCGACCGCGACTTCACCAGCGACCTCAACGACGACCTCCTCGGCGTGAGCGCGAGCGACGGCAAGCTGCGCATGTACGCCGGCAACGGCGACGGCGACTTCGCCTCGCACGAGGCCGGTACGGGCTGGGGCGGCATGGACAAGGTGAAGGCGGCCGACTTCAACAACGACGGCGACGGCGACCTGGTGGCCCGTGCGGCCGCCACCGGCGAACTCCACCTCTACCTCGGCAACGGCAACGGCGGCTTCAAGTCCCACACCGTGATCGGCACCGGCTGGAACGCCATGGACGACTTCGTCGCCGGCGACTTCACGGGCGACGGCAAGGCCGACATCGCCGCCGTCCGGAAGGACGACGGAAGCCTGCGCCTCTACGCCGGCACGGGCACGGACGTCTACTACGACAAGCAGATCGGCTCGGGCTGGTCCGGCATGTCGAAGCTGGCGGCCGGCGACTTCAACGGCGACGGCCGGGCGGACCTGGTGGCCCAGGTCGACGCCACCGCCAACCTGAACCTGTACGTCGGTACGAGCACGGGCGTGGCCCCGGCCATCCAGATCGGCCAGAACTGGGGCGGCATCGGCAAGCTCACCCTCGCCGACATCGACAGCGACGGCCGCGCCGACGTCGTCGCCACCATCGCCGGCACCGGCGACCTCTATCTCTACAAGAGCCAGAGCAACAGCCTCAAGGCGGGCGTGAAGGTCGGCCAGGGCTGGGGCGGCATGAGCCACCTCATCTAA
- a CDS encoding enoyl-CoA hydratase/isomerase family protein, whose amino-acid sequence MSEVLHTVENGVSWITLNRPEAMNAVTWDQRERIVALLAEASADASVRCVVITATGRGFCAGADLRGAPSLGDRVAGDVARMIRQGAQRFVAAVMDCEKPVIAAVNGTAAGIGAHLAFACDLVLAAESARFVEVFARRGLVPDGGGAYLLPRLIGPQRAKELMFFGDALPAAEARALGLVNRVVPADDLEKTARAWAERLAQGPTRALALTKQLVNASLDVDRATAFAAEATAQELNMTTRDAQEGVASFVERREARYEGR is encoded by the coding sequence ATGTCCGAGGTCCTGCACACGGTCGAGAACGGCGTCTCGTGGATCACGCTCAACCGCCCCGAGGCGATGAACGCGGTCACCTGGGACCAGCGGGAGCGGATCGTCGCCCTGCTGGCGGAGGCGTCCGCCGACGCGTCCGTGCGCTGCGTGGTGATCACCGCCACCGGCCGGGGCTTCTGCGCGGGCGCGGACCTGCGCGGCGCGCCCTCCCTCGGGGACCGGGTCGCCGGTGACGTGGCCCGGATGATCCGGCAGGGCGCGCAGCGCTTCGTCGCGGCCGTCATGGACTGCGAGAAGCCGGTGATCGCGGCGGTGAACGGCACGGCGGCGGGCATCGGCGCACACCTGGCGTTCGCCTGCGACCTGGTGCTCGCTGCGGAGTCCGCGCGCTTCGTCGAGGTGTTCGCCCGCCGCGGCCTGGTCCCCGACGGCGGCGGCGCGTACCTCCTCCCCCGCCTGATCGGCCCGCAGCGCGCCAAGGAGCTGATGTTCTTCGGCGACGCGCTGCCGGCGGCGGAGGCGAGAGCGCTCGGACTGGTGAACCGGGTGGTCCCGGCGGACGACCTGGAGAAGACGGCCCGCGCCTGGGCGGAACGCCTCGCCCAGGGCCCGACCCGCGCCCTCGCCCTCACGAAACAGCTGGTCAACGCGTCCCTGGACGTCGACCGCGCGACCGCCTTCGCGGCGGAGGCGACGGCCCAGGAGCTGAACATGACGACCCGCGACGCGCAGGAGGGCGTGGCGAGCTTCGTGGAGCGGCGGGAGGCGCGGTACGAGGGGCGATAG
- a CDS encoding helix-turn-helix domain-containing protein: MLAVLGLDTRAESVYRSMLAHPQAGVAALAQATGLAEEEVRDALDLLSELALVRPSAEQEGRLRAVSPDIGMEILLARQQAELAAQQQRLETSRAAAAQLIADFADLRPAEPSPGVEQVIGLDRIRECLARLTREMTTEVMTFAPDGAHTPESIAAARPLNEELLKRGIRMRTIYLDSARNSPHTVEYVNWLSERGAHIRTAPILPTRMIITDRSTAVIPVSSDDTAAGAVVLTGQGTLSALCALFETTWASAQPLGQPTVRDAEGLTGPEATTIRLLSEGFTDEAIAKRLGVSQRTARRIATDLMDRLGARSRFEAGVRAVQRGWLPSHPS; the protein is encoded by the coding sequence ATGCTGGCCGTACTGGGCCTCGACACGCGCGCCGAGTCCGTCTACCGCTCGATGCTCGCGCACCCCCAGGCGGGCGTGGCCGCCCTGGCCCAGGCGACGGGTCTCGCCGAGGAGGAGGTGCGGGACGCGCTCGACCTGCTGAGCGAACTGGCGCTGGTCCGGCCGTCCGCCGAGCAGGAGGGGCGGCTGCGGGCCGTCTCGCCGGACATCGGCATGGAGATCCTGCTCGCCCGGCAGCAGGCCGAACTCGCCGCCCAGCAGCAGCGCCTGGAGACCTCGCGGGCCGCGGCGGCCCAGCTGATCGCCGACTTCGCCGACCTTCGGCCGGCGGAACCCAGCCCTGGCGTCGAGCAGGTGATCGGTCTCGACCGGATCCGGGAGTGCCTGGCCCGGCTCACCCGTGAGATGACCACCGAGGTGATGACCTTCGCGCCCGACGGGGCCCACACGCCGGAGTCCATCGCGGCGGCCCGCCCGCTCAACGAGGAACTGCTGAAGCGCGGGATCCGGATGCGGACGATCTACCTCGACAGCGCCCGCAACAGCCCGCACACCGTCGAGTACGTGAACTGGCTGTCGGAGCGCGGCGCGCACATCCGTACCGCGCCCATCCTGCCCACCCGGATGATCATCACGGACCGCTCGACCGCCGTCATCCCGGTGAGCAGCGACGACACCGCCGCCGGAGCCGTGGTCCTGACCGGGCAGGGCACGCTGAGCGCGCTGTGCGCGCTCTTCGAGACGACGTGGGCGTCCGCGCAGCCGCTGGGACAGCCGACGGTCCGGGACGCGGAGGGCCTGACCGGCCCGGAGGCGACCACGATCCGCCTGCTCTCCGAGGGCTTCACGGACGAGGCGATCGCCAAGCGCCTCGGCGTCTCCCAGCGCACGGCGCGGCGCATCGCCACGGACCTGATGGATCGCCTGGGCGCCCGCAGCCGCTTCGAGGCGGGCGTGCGGGCGGTACAGCGCGGCTGGCTTCCGAGCCACCCGTCCTGA
- a CDS encoding DoxX family protein yields MQTVWLTGAEWLAVLRIGLGLWWLESWRHKDRKGWFERGTGIAWAADVAGRHRWAAVRTGFETVVAPRPRLMAYVVVYAELALGLGLVTGLLTPVALVGGLLLNLLYLVLMIHDWAEQGQNAMMALISLVALFAMSWQTWSLDSAIGLF; encoded by the coding sequence ATGCAGACCGTCTGGCTCACCGGCGCCGAATGGCTCGCCGTCCTCCGCATCGGCCTCGGCCTGTGGTGGCTGGAGAGCTGGCGCCACAAGGACCGCAAGGGCTGGTTCGAGCGCGGCACGGGCATCGCCTGGGCGGCGGACGTGGCCGGCAGGCACCGGTGGGCGGCGGTCCGCACCGGCTTCGAGACGGTCGTCGCCCCCCGCCCCAGGCTGATGGCGTACGTCGTCGTCTACGCCGAACTCGCCCTGGGCCTCGGCCTGGTCACCGGCCTCCTCACCCCGGTCGCCCTCGTCGGCGGCCTCCTCCTCAACCTCCTCTACCTCGTGCTGATGATCCACGACTGGGCCGAGCAGGGGCAGAACGCGATGATGGCGCTGATCTCCCTGGTGGCCCTCTTCGCGATGTCCTGGCAGACCTGGTCCCTCGACTCCGCGATCGGACTCTTCTGA
- a CDS encoding acetate--CoA ligase family protein: protein MLGSTHGTFTTGLRARVEACGESPRTAVHGHAAAPGDRDVSGRPLHAEVPDLDRFFRPRSVAVVGASDAEGRPNTGITRQLLAWAERVGAELIPVHPTRTAVFGIDCVPSVKELAGPVDLAVLLVADPLPVIEQLGEAEVRFAVAFASGFAETGADGAAAQRRLAEAVRRTGIRLLGPNTNLNAFERFRDDLEGPAVALITQSGHQGRPVFTLQELGVRLSHWAPTGNEADLETADFLSYFASLPEVGAIAAYVEGLKDGRSFLLAADRAAREGVPVVAVKVGRTETGARTAASHTGKLTGADRVVDAAMRQFGVIRVDGLDQLQDTAALLARARRPLADGVVVYSISGGTGAHFADLATAAGLTLPTLPRAKQDELHQWIPEYLNVANPVDNGGHPVGDWRGRKIIDAILADPSVGVLVCPITGPFPPMSDKLAQDLVEAAEATDKLVCVVWGSPVGTEDAYRTTLLGSSRVATFRTFANCIGAVKAYLDHHRFTAGYRSPFDEAPRTPSPSFRKAQALMRPGQRLSEHAAKQLLRAYGIRVPREQLVTSAAAAVRAAGLVGYPVVMKASGAQLAHKTELGLVKVGLTSASQVRDAYRDLTDIARYEQIDLDGVLVCQMVGKGVEMVVGVTRDDLFGPTVTVGLGGVLVEVLNDTAVRVPPFGEREARSMLDELRGRALLDGVRGAPPADVDALVEVVLRVQRMALELDGDLAELDINPLMVLPRGQGAVALDALAVCR, encoded by the coding sequence ATGCTTGGATCGACTCACGGCACCTTCACCACCGGTCTGCGCGCCCGCGTGGAGGCCTGCGGGGAGTCGCCCCGCACCGCCGTCCACGGGCACGCCGCCGCACCCGGCGACCGGGACGTCAGCGGGCGGCCGCTGCACGCCGAGGTCCCCGACCTCGACCGCTTCTTCCGGCCCCGGTCCGTCGCCGTCGTCGGCGCCTCCGACGCCGAGGGCCGGCCCAACACCGGCATCACCAGACAGCTGCTCGCCTGGGCCGAGCGGGTCGGCGCCGAGCTGATCCCCGTGCACCCGACCCGTACCGCCGTGTTCGGCATCGACTGCGTGCCCTCCGTGAAGGAGCTGGCCGGGCCCGTGGACCTGGCCGTCCTGCTGGTCGCCGACCCGCTGCCCGTCATCGAGCAGCTCGGCGAGGCCGAGGTGCGGTTCGCGGTCGCCTTCGCCTCCGGCTTCGCCGAGACCGGCGCCGACGGGGCAGCCGCGCAGCGACGGCTCGCCGAGGCCGTGCGGCGCACCGGCATCCGGCTCCTCGGGCCCAACACCAACCTCAACGCCTTCGAGCGCTTCCGCGACGACCTCGAAGGCCCCGCCGTCGCCCTCATCACCCAGTCCGGGCACCAGGGCCGACCCGTCTTCACCCTCCAGGAGCTGGGCGTCCGGCTCTCCCACTGGGCGCCGACCGGCAACGAGGCCGACCTGGAGACCGCCGACTTCCTCTCGTACTTCGCCTCCCTCCCGGAGGTCGGCGCCATCGCCGCGTACGTGGAGGGGCTGAAGGACGGCCGGTCCTTCCTGCTCGCCGCGGACCGCGCCGCCCGCGAGGGCGTGCCGGTGGTGGCGGTGAAGGTCGGCAGGACCGAGACCGGGGCCCGCACCGCCGCCTCGCACACCGGGAAGCTGACCGGCGCGGACCGGGTGGTGGACGCGGCCATGCGGCAGTTCGGGGTGATCCGCGTCGACGGCCTCGACCAGCTCCAGGACACCGCCGCCCTCCTCGCCCGCGCCCGCCGCCCGCTCGCCGACGGAGTCGTCGTCTACTCGATCTCCGGCGGCACGGGCGCCCACTTCGCCGACCTCGCGACGGCCGCCGGGCTGACCCTGCCCACGCTCCCGCGGGCGAAGCAGGACGAGCTGCACCAGTGGATCCCGGAGTACCTGAACGTCGCCAACCCCGTCGACAACGGCGGCCACCCGGTCGGCGACTGGCGCGGCCGGAAGATCATCGACGCGATCCTCGCCGACCCGTCGGTGGGCGTGCTCGTCTGTCCCATCACCGGCCCCTTCCCGCCCATGAGCGACAAGCTGGCGCAGGACCTGGTGGAGGCCGCGGAGGCCACCGACAAGCTGGTGTGCGTGGTGTGGGGCTCCCCCGTCGGCACCGAGGACGCCTACCGGACCACCCTCCTCGGCTCCTCCCGCGTCGCCACCTTCCGCACCTTCGCCAACTGCATCGGCGCGGTGAAGGCGTACCTCGACCACCACCGCTTCACCGCCGGCTACCGCTCCCCCTTCGACGAGGCGCCCCGCACCCCGTCCCCGTCCTTCCGCAAGGCGCAGGCGCTGATGCGGCCCGGGCAGCGGCTCAGCGAGCACGCGGCGAAGCAGCTGCTGCGGGCGTACGGCATCCGCGTGCCGCGCGAGCAGCTGGTGACGAGCGCCGCGGCCGCCGTCCGGGCCGCCGGGCTCGTCGGCTACCCGGTGGTGATGAAGGCGTCCGGCGCGCAGCTCGCCCACAAGACGGAACTGGGCCTGGTGAAAGTCGGGTTGACGTCGGCGAGCCAGGTCAGGGACGCCTACCGGGACCTCACCGACATCGCCCGCTACGAGCAGATCGACCTCGACGGCGTCCTCGTCTGCCAGATGGTGGGGAAGGGCGTCGAGATGGTGGTCGGGGTGACCCGCGACGACCTGTTCGGCCCGACGGTCACCGTCGGCCTCGGCGGCGTCCTCGTCGAGGTCCTGAACGACACCGCCGTCCGCGTCCCTCCCTTCGGGGAGCGCGAGGCCCGCTCGATGCTGGACGAGCTGCGCGGCCGGGCGCTGCTCGACGGCGTGCGCGGCGCCCCGCCGGCCGACGTCGACGCGCTGGTCGAGGTCGTGCTCCGGGTCCAGCGGATGGCCCTCGAACTCGACGGCGACCTCGCCGAACTCGACATCAACCCGCTGATGGTGCTGCCGCGCGGCCAGGGCGCGGTGGCGCTGGACGCGCTCGCGGTCTGCCGATAG
- a CDS encoding DUF397 domain-containing protein, with the protein MSTAHLAWFKSSYSGGSGGECIEVAYDWRKSSYSGGEGGECVEVALHPTTIHVRDSKVPHGPQLALSPAAWAAFVAGAPRA; encoded by the coding sequence ATGAGCACCGCACATCTGGCCTGGTTCAAGAGCAGCTACAGCGGCGGCTCCGGCGGAGAGTGCATCGAGGTCGCCTACGACTGGCGCAAGTCCAGCTACAGCGGCGGCGAAGGCGGAGAGTGCGTCGAAGTCGCCCTTCACCCCACCACCATCCACGTCCGTGACTCCAAGGTCCCCCACGGCCCCCAGCTCGCCCTCTCCCCCGCCGCCTGGGCGGCGTTCGTCGCGGGGGCGCCTCGGGCGTGA
- a CDS encoding serine/threonine protein kinase, translated as MRGSGAMPLDADDPRRIGAFRLLGVLGSGGMGRVYLGAVPGTYAAVKRVLPALAEDKDFLSHFGHELDNLARLPAGASTKLLASDRLAKPPWFATEFIPGVTLNDALRLNGGPLPAGALWRLLREAGAALRTVHAAEMVHRDLKPSNVMLTGGGLSLIDFGVARAADQSRLTKTGMIIGTPAYMAPEQAVADKRLTGAADVFALGSLVLYAANGRPPFGDGSGHDLLYRVVHGEPDFGRLAETDPDLADLVRTCLAKKPEDRPTATELVGHADARAAGVDWPEPVAARIAARTAFAAGAPTAEALAELEAADPSKDVATAPLTPQPPVPPPADTGYALHGRPAGGSDRRRRNRIVMMAVPVVITTGTTLTLTLGPYELGRAGAEGRPSASPTAVLSPSVQTPSSAAPGAKPSPSSAKPSPTKPSASATSAAPGAPPPPPPPADGGGAVTGGGGGGSSTTTGGGGSGSGGGGTSSSGGSTGTSGGSATGGTTSGGSASGGTTTTRPTTTAPRPTTAAPRPTATSGGGGSGPSGTYSLENATSGNCLAENDQGYAVVVTVMACGSKPESTSYAWTYRPNGDGTFRLVSRKSGQCLQFTSAIDASIATCNGASNQSWKFGTSTSAGRQVKNVSNGQCLTNSTFVIGYACQTSYATQFWRNIGAL; from the coding sequence TTGCGCGGCAGCGGCGCGATGCCGCTGGACGCGGACGACCCGCGCCGGATCGGGGCCTTCCGCCTGCTCGGCGTGCTCGGGTCCGGCGGGATGGGGCGGGTCTACCTGGGCGCGGTCCCGGGGACGTACGCGGCGGTCAAGCGGGTGCTGCCGGCGCTCGCCGAGGACAAGGACTTCCTGAGCCACTTCGGGCACGAGCTGGACAACCTGGCCCGGCTGCCCGCCGGGGCCAGCACGAAGCTGCTGGCGAGCGACCGGCTCGCCAAGCCGCCGTGGTTCGCGACCGAGTTCATTCCGGGCGTGACGCTCAACGACGCGCTGCGGCTCAACGGCGGGCCGCTGCCGGCCGGCGCGCTGTGGCGGCTGCTGCGGGAGGCCGGGGCGGCGCTGCGGACGGTGCACGCGGCCGAGATGGTGCACCGGGACCTCAAGCCGTCCAACGTGATGCTGACCGGGGGCGGGCTCTCGCTGATCGACTTCGGGGTGGCCCGGGCGGCGGACCAGAGCCGGCTGACCAAGACCGGGATGATCATCGGGACGCCCGCCTACATGGCCCCCGAACAGGCCGTCGCGGACAAGCGGTTGACCGGTGCGGCGGACGTCTTCGCGCTCGGCAGCCTCGTCCTGTACGCGGCGAACGGGCGGCCGCCGTTCGGCGACGGGTCCGGGCACGACCTGCTCTACCGGGTGGTGCACGGCGAGCCCGACTTCGGGCGGCTCGCGGAGACGGACCCCGACCTCGCCGATCTCGTGCGGACCTGCCTGGCCAAGAAGCCCGAGGACCGGCCGACCGCGACCGAGCTCGTCGGGCACGCGGACGCGCGGGCGGCCGGGGTGGACTGGCCGGAGCCGGTGGCGGCGCGGATCGCCGCCCGGACCGCCTTCGCGGCCGGGGCGCCGACCGCCGAGGCGCTGGCCGAGCTGGAGGCCGCCGACCCGTCGAAGGACGTCGCCACGGCCCCGCTGACCCCGCAGCCGCCGGTCCCGCCGCCCGCCGACACCGGGTACGCCCTGCACGGGCGGCCGGCGGGCGGGTCCGACCGGCGGCGGCGGAACCGGATCGTCATGATGGCCGTGCCCGTCGTCATCACCACCGGTACGACGCTGACGCTGACCCTGGGCCCGTACGAACTCGGCCGCGCGGGCGCGGAGGGGCGCCCCTCCGCCTCCCCGACGGCCGTCCTCTCCCCCTCCGTACAGACGCCGTCCTCGGCCGCGCCCGGGGCGAAGCCGTCGCCGTCCTCCGCCAAGCCGTCCCCGACGAAGCCGTCGGCCTCGGCGACCTCGGCGGCCCCCGGCGCACCCCCGCCGCCACCACCGCCCGCCGACGGGGGCGGGGCCGTCACCGGTGGGGGCGGCGGGGGCTCGTCCACCACGACCGGCGGGGGCGGGAGCGGAAGCGGAGGCGGCGGTACGTCGTCGTCCGGCGGCTCCACCGGCACCTCCGGCGGATCGGCCACCGGCGGGACGACCTCCGGCGGCTCGGCCTCCGGCGGTACGACCACCACCCGGCCGACGACCACGGCGCCCCGCCCCACCACGGCCGCGCCCAGGCCGACGGCGACCTCCGGCGGGGGCGGTTCGGGGCCTTCGGGGACGTACTCGCTGGAGAACGCGACGAGCGGCAACTGCCTGGCGGAGAACGACCAGGGCTACGCCGTCGTCGTCACCGTGATGGCGTGCGGCTCCAAGCCCGAGTCGACCTCCTACGCCTGGACGTACCGGCCCAACGGCGACGGCACCTTCCGGCTGGTCAGCAGGAAGTCCGGCCAGTGCCTCCAGTTCACCAGCGCCATCGACGCCTCGATCGCCACCTGCAACGGCGCGAGCAACCAGTCCTGGAAGTTCGGCACCTCCACGTCCGCCGGGCGGCAGGTGAAGAACGTCAGCAACGGTCAGTGCCTGACGAACAGCACCTTCGTGATCGGCTACGCCTGCCAGACGTCGTACGCGACGCAGTTCTGGCGGAACATCGGCGCGCTCTGA
- a CDS encoding Zn-ribbon domain-containing OB-fold protein, translating into MTATPDIDAFTRPYWDAAAEGRLLIRRCRACARPHHYPREFCPHCWSEDVVWERASGRATLHTWSVVHRNDLPPFGDRVPYVAAVVDLAEGPRMMTEVVDVPEPDLRVDMELRVAFRTGDDGVAVPVFTAAS; encoded by the coding sequence ATGACGGCCACACCGGACATCGACGCCTTCACCCGCCCCTACTGGGACGCCGCCGCCGAGGGCCGCCTCCTGATCCGCCGCTGCCGCGCCTGCGCCCGCCCCCACCACTACCCCCGCGAGTTCTGCCCCCACTGCTGGAGCGAGGACGTGGTGTGGGAGCGGGCGAGCGGCCGCGCCACGCTCCACACCTGGTCCGTCGTCCACCGCAACGACCTCCCGCCCTTCGGCGACCGCGTCCCCTACGTGGCGGCCGTGGTCGACCTCGCGGAGGGCCCCCGCATGATGACGGAGGTGGTGGACGTCCCGGAGCCGGACCTCCGCGTGGACATGGAGCTGCGGGTCGCCTTCCGCACCGGGGACGACGGGGTCGCGGTGCCCGTCTTCACGGCCGCCTCGTAG